The Fictibacillus arsenicus genome contains a region encoding:
- a CDS encoding GAF domain-containing sensor histidine kinase produces MGLNREATASKFVSAIILAGIIIWIYSAFSITKYPDLLIFSTLLLFLFITEYFPIPIWKGLSALSFPLLYTIELLYGWGLTVVVFGVMVCLVHALNKRPLRIVLFNPAQLLISFFGAVLAAEFIILFLEAGLSAFWYAEVRMILIAGMYYIFNNLIVDAVLLIRPQTYPLKIWKTKTLSESLVTLFSIAYITLMFLLGSQNRGVVDVFSYIFFFSPLVAIALISSFIARLHQERNRLKALYKISTTFNAHLPSKDWLQQAELPFLEFLGTDAVLLFLNDGHSWKKAYENGVISVEKEICTDFINLLESNPSMHLFNKKNENNVWGFSFFPDSIKSVMLAPLMAEEEITGVLITGRTRSHSFSAVDTQSMATLVNQLAVAWKTKLLISEREKRVLLEERNRIAREIHDGIAQTLAGSVMQLETAQRVFTMKPERTKQLVAVSTEKLRGSLKELRESIYALRPYPTERIGLHQAIKAKISAVKEEGHLIQIHFQERGTPSRLSTMVEKVIFDIFQESLQNVLKHAKATKVSILLSYSNDQVIFRIKDDGVGFSLYESMIKARQEPHYGILNMNEQSDTLGASLHIDSAKGKGTEIKLQIPQLETKEAHIT; encoded by the coding sequence GTGGGTTTGAATCGGGAGGCAACAGCAAGTAAATTTGTTTCGGCTATCATTTTAGCTGGGATCATTATTTGGATTTATAGTGCATTTTCTATCACGAAATATCCTGATCTGCTAATTTTTTCAACATTATTGCTGTTTCTATTTATTACAGAATACTTTCCGATTCCGATTTGGAAAGGACTTAGTGCTTTAAGCTTTCCTTTGCTATATACGATTGAACTTCTATATGGCTGGGGATTAACTGTTGTCGTATTTGGCGTAATGGTTTGTCTTGTTCATGCGTTGAATAAGCGTCCGCTTCGTATCGTTCTATTCAATCCAGCACAGCTACTAATCAGCTTTTTTGGTGCTGTTCTTGCTGCAGAATTTATTATTTTATTCTTAGAAGCTGGATTGAGCGCTTTCTGGTATGCAGAAGTAAGAATGATCCTGATCGCTGGAATGTACTATATTTTTAATAACCTTATCGTAGACGCTGTTTTACTGATTCGGCCCCAAACATACCCATTAAAAATATGGAAAACAAAAACGTTATCTGAAAGTCTTGTAACACTCTTTTCCATAGCTTATATTACCTTAATGTTCTTGTTAGGCAGCCAAAACCGTGGTGTGGTAGATGTATTCTCCTATATCTTTTTCTTTTCTCCGCTTGTGGCGATCGCACTTATCTCTTCATTTATTGCGAGGCTGCACCAAGAGAGAAACCGTTTAAAGGCTTTATACAAAATTAGTACAACCTTCAATGCTCATCTTCCATCGAAAGATTGGCTTCAGCAAGCGGAGCTCCCATTTTTAGAGTTTCTCGGAACTGATGCGGTGTTATTGTTTCTTAATGATGGACACTCATGGAAAAAAGCATATGAAAACGGCGTGATATCCGTTGAAAAAGAAATTTGTACTGATTTTATCAATCTGCTGGAATCTAATCCTTCCATGCATCTATTTAACAAAAAGAATGAGAACAACGTGTGGGGATTTTCTTTCTTTCCCGATTCCATTAAGTCTGTCATGCTTGCGCCGCTAATGGCGGAAGAAGAGATAACGGGGGTACTTATTACTGGCAGAACGAGATCGCATTCTTTTTCTGCAGTTGATACACAATCGATGGCAACTTTAGTAAACCAGCTGGCAGTTGCCTGGAAAACAAAATTGCTGATTTCTGAACGTGAAAAACGGGTTTTATTAGAAGAACGAAACCGTATTGCGCGTGAAATACATGATGGAATTGCACAGACACTGGCTGGGTCTGTCATGCAGCTTGAAACGGCGCAGCGTGTTTTTACCATGAAACCCGAAAGAACAAAACAATTGGTAGCAGTCAGTACAGAGAAACTGAGGGGGAGTTTGAAGGAACTCCGGGAGTCTATCTATGCATTAAGACCTTATCCAACTGAAAGAATTGGGCTTCACCAAGCAATTAAAGCGAAGATAAGTGCAGTAAAAGAAGAAGGACACCTCATTCAAATTCATTTTCAGGAGCGTGGAACTCCTAGCAGATTGAGTACAATGGTTGAAAAAGTGATCTTTGATATTTTTCAAGAAAGCCTTCAAAACGTCTTAAAGCATGCAAAAGCTACTAAGGTGAGCATCCTGCTAAGCTATTCAAATGATCAAGTAATTTTTAGGATTAAAGATGACGGTGTTGGATTTTCTCTTTATGAATCGATGATTAAAGCACGGCAAGAACCGCATTACGGCATACTAAACATGAATGAACAGTCAGATACTTTGGGGGCATCTCTTCATATTGATTCTGCCAAAGGAAAAGGAACAGAAATTAAACTTCAAATCCCTCAATTAGAAACAAAGGAGGCTCACATAACATGA
- a CDS encoding GNAT family N-acetyltransferase — protein MIVGVCSHPEKRNQGLATQCMEALCHDVLSEGKALCLFYDNPKAGSIYKRLGFKDIGMWSMNFPVHMTVPENSSTEETLIK, from the coding sequence ATGATCGTTGGTGTATGTTCACATCCCGAAAAAAGAAACCAAGGTCTTGCAACCCAATGCATGGAGGCACTTTGTCACGATGTTCTTTCAGAAGGAAAAGCACTTTGCCTTTTCTACGATAATCCAAAAGCAGGTTCTATCTATAAAAGACTTGGATTTAAAGATATTGGCATGTGGAGTATGAATTTTCCTGTTCATATGACTGTTCCAGAGAATAGTTCAACTGAAGAAACACTGATAAAATAA
- the map gene encoding type I methionyl aminopeptidase yields MVEIKSDKQIEKMKHAGAILAECHKALSKMVLPGITTLELDQFVERFLQERGAKPAQKGYMGYPFATCSSVNNEVCHGLPNRRPLKNGDIITVDFVVNHDGWLADSAWSYGVGKIAPEAQRLMKATRKALYKGIEQAQVGNRLGDIGNAIESYADRKGYSIVREFIGHGIGRKIHEEPQVHHVGNRNTGIKLKEGMVITIEPIFNQGLPYITMGSDGWTALTYDGSLSAQYEHTVAITRNGPIILTEQA; encoded by the coding sequence TTGGTTGAGATCAAATCCGATAAACAAATAGAGAAAATGAAACATGCAGGAGCGATCCTTGCTGAATGTCATAAAGCTTTAAGCAAAATGGTTTTGCCAGGAATCACAACGTTAGAACTTGATCAATTTGTGGAGCGCTTTCTTCAAGAGAGAGGTGCAAAGCCTGCGCAAAAAGGATATATGGGTTATCCATTTGCAACGTGTTCATCTGTAAACAATGAGGTCTGCCATGGCCTTCCGAATAGAAGACCTTTAAAAAATGGAGATATAATTACCGTCGATTTTGTTGTGAATCATGATGGATGGCTTGCAGACTCAGCATGGTCATATGGAGTTGGGAAAATCGCACCAGAAGCACAAAGGTTAATGAAAGCAACTAGAAAAGCATTATATAAAGGGATCGAACAAGCACAAGTCGGCAACCGATTAGGAGATATAGGGAACGCGATCGAATCTTATGCTGACAGAAAAGGCTATTCTATTGTTAGAGAATTTATCGGACATGGTATTGGGCGAAAAATACATGAAGAACCTCAAGTTCATCATGTTGGGAACCGGAACACAGGAATTAAACTAAAAGAAGGTATGGTCATAACGATAGAGCCAATTTTCAATCAAGGGCTTCCTTATATCACGATGGGATCAGATGGATGGACGGCATTGACGTACGATGGAAGCTTATCTGCTCAATATGAACATACTGTTGCCATTACAAGAAATGGACCGATTATTTTAACTGAACAAGCTTAA
- the mgtE gene encoding magnesium transporter, producing MFKEMSENQILLYVIKNLKELRKREFQLLIDELHPYDIANVYKNLPEKHRHKFVTFLTTRQIASLIQELDSDLQMEILHKLGIERSSHIMNLMENDDLADLLGNLDVNEIQDFLSSMKADESKSVQSLMQYDSDTAGGIMTNRFVWIPKVYTVRDAVEKLKTFAGFAENIYYLYVIDDEKKLVGVVSYRDLLLAEMDEKIEEIMYSRVIAVPAETDQEEVARTIERYDFIAVPVIDDQERLIGIVTVDDVLDVLIEEANEDIEKLSATGKSIDFQTSAIVASYRRLPWLILLLFIGILSGSIISTFEGTIEKAVALTYFMPMIAGMTGNTGTQSLAVVVRGLVSHDIDRATIVKLIMREFGVGFIIGITCGILIAIVAFLWKGNLILGLVVGSSLFFTLIIGTLAGTLIPLLLYRFKVDPAVASGPLITTLNDIFSLFVYFGTATMFLSHLL from the coding sequence TTGTTTAAAGAGATGTCAGAGAATCAAATCTTATTGTATGTCATTAAAAACCTGAAAGAACTTAGAAAAAGAGAATTTCAGCTGCTTATTGATGAACTTCATCCTTACGACATTGCCAATGTATATAAGAACTTGCCTGAAAAGCACAGACATAAGTTTGTAACGTTTTTGACTACCAGACAGATTGCATCATTGATTCAAGAATTAGACAGTGACTTGCAGATGGAGATTCTGCACAAATTAGGCATCGAACGTTCATCTCATATCATGAACTTGATGGAAAACGATGACCTTGCTGACTTGCTTGGTAATTTGGATGTAAATGAAATTCAGGATTTCTTATCTTCAATGAAAGCGGATGAATCAAAAAGTGTTCAGAGTTTGATGCAATATGACTCTGATACTGCCGGCGGAATTATGACCAACCGATTTGTCTGGATTCCGAAAGTCTATACGGTTCGGGATGCGGTCGAAAAATTAAAAACATTCGCAGGTTTTGCTGAGAACATTTATTATCTCTATGTTATTGATGATGAAAAAAAACTGGTTGGGGTTGTTTCGTACAGAGACTTACTTCTGGCAGAAATGGATGAAAAGATTGAAGAGATCATGTACAGCAGGGTTATTGCTGTACCTGCCGAAACGGATCAGGAAGAAGTAGCCAGAACGATTGAGCGGTATGACTTTATTGCGGTTCCGGTTATTGATGATCAGGAACGATTGATCGGGATTGTAACCGTCGATGATGTTCTCGACGTCTTAATTGAAGAAGCGAATGAAGACATTGAAAAGCTATCAGCAACTGGTAAATCAATTGACTTTCAAACAAGTGCAATTGTAGCATCATATCGCCGCCTGCCTTGGCTGATCTTGTTGCTCTTTATTGGAATATTATCTGGAAGCATCATCAGTACATTTGAAGGCACCATTGAAAAAGCTGTTGCCTTGACCTATTTTATGCCCATGATTGCTGGAATGACGGGGAACACGGGTACACAGTCGCTTGCCGTTGTGGTTCGTGGATTAGTGTCCCATGATATTGACCGGGCAACGATCGTAAAGCTGATCATGCGTGAGTTTGGTGTAGGCTTTATTATAGGAATAACATGCGGGATTTTAATTGCGATTGTCGCTTTTTTATGGAAAGGCAACCTCATTTTAGGTCTTGTTGTAGGAAGTTCTTTATTTTTCACCTTAATTATAGGGACACTTGCCGGTACACTAATTCCCTTACTTCTGTATCGTTTTAAGGTAGATCCGGCTGTTGCATCAGGACCTCTGATTACAACGCTGAATGATATTTTCTCCTTATTTGTTTATTTTGGAACAGCAACAATGTTTTTATCTCATCTATTATAA
- a CDS encoding pyridoxamine 5'-phosphate oxidase family protein, which yields MAKQETPTKLSPELFEHLQGEQLVLLGTVDAESNAPSVNAISWVKSLSEEKIRFTVTNNSRIVTNIQANSNVVMTVVGLETVYSINGKANILENAMADVPLKLAKIEVDIEHVFESMFWGAKIVQEPVYEKTYNEKKAKELDEQVYAALMK from the coding sequence ATGGCGAAACAGGAAACACCAACAAAGTTAAGTCCTGAATTGTTTGAACACCTGCAAGGCGAGCAGCTTGTATTGCTTGGTACAGTTGACGCAGAATCCAATGCTCCATCCGTAAATGCAATTTCCTGGGTAAAGAGTTTATCAGAAGAAAAAATCCGTTTTACAGTAACAAACAATTCCCGAATCGTTACTAACATTCAAGCCAATTCTAATGTAGTGATGACAGTTGTCGGGCTTGAAACCGTTTATTCGATTAACGGAAAAGCCAATATTCTGGAAAACGCTATGGCGGATGTACCTCTTAAGCTTGCAAAAATTGAAGTAGATATTGAACACGTATTTGAGAGCATGTTCTGGGGTGCTAAGATCGTCCAAGAACCTGTATATGAAAAAACGTATAACGAAAAGAAAGCGAAAGAGCTGGATGAGCAGGTATATGCAGCTCTTATGAAGTAA
- a CDS encoding response regulator, translating into MISILLVDDHAILRDGLKNILSFEDDIKVIGEAISGEEALKLTEELSPDVIIMDINLPGMNGVETTAVIKEKNPDARILVLTMYTHDEYLMSALKAGADGYLLKDAPSEHVVDAINAVYRGESMITPSMTKKLVNIHLQQTQVKKDESNLTDREQEVLIGLVEGLSNKEIAEKLFISDKTVKIHVSKIFKKLEVKSRSQAVIYAVQNHLVSM; encoded by the coding sequence ATGATTTCTATATTACTAGTAGATGACCATGCTATTTTAAGAGACGGATTAAAAAATATACTATCTTTTGAAGATGATATAAAAGTTATTGGAGAAGCGATCTCTGGTGAGGAAGCACTCAAACTAACAGAAGAATTGTCACCAGATGTGATCATTATGGATATTAATCTTCCAGGTATGAATGGAGTCGAAACAACAGCAGTTATTAAAGAAAAAAATCCTGATGCCAGGATACTCGTTTTAACGATGTACACACACGATGAGTATTTAATGTCTGCTTTAAAAGCAGGAGCCGATGGATATTTATTAAAAGATGCTCCTTCTGAACATGTTGTTGATGCGATAAATGCGGTTTACCGCGGCGAATCTATGATTACGCCGAGCATGACCAAGAAACTGGTAAATATTCACCTGCAGCAAACCCAAGTGAAGAAAGATGAATCCAACCTGACCGACAGGGAACAGGAAGTGCTGATTGGCCTAGTAGAAGGGCTGAGCAATAAAGAAATCGCAGAAAAGCTTTTTATCAGTGATAAAACAGTAAAAATCCACGTTAGTAAAATCTTTAAAAAACTAGAAGTTAAGAGCCGTTCCCAAGCCGTCATCTATGCGGTACAAAACCATCTCGTTTCTATGTAA
- the iadA gene encoding beta-aspartyl-peptidase — translation MFTMINGGEVYAPHHLGKKDILIAAGKIAKISDHIEWQSSDIDIHVIDATNKIVTPGFIDAHVHITGGGGEGGYKTRTPEIYLSDVTLAGVTTIVGVIGTDGTARTMTNLIAKAKALKEEGISCYVHTGSYQVPVKTLTGSIETDIMMIDEVIGVGEIAIADHRSSQPQAHELARLASQARVAGMLSGKAGVVNIHLGDSKSMLSLIEEVIETTDLPVSQFYPTHINRNSYVFEAGIEYAKNGGYVDFTTSTTKQFIEEGEVKCSAGLKRMIDAGVPSELITFTSDAQGSLPAFNERGEFTGLRIGKVNSLYKEVKDAVLHEGIPLETALQTITSNPARVLKLKEKGVLAEGLHADLVLLKKDDLNIDSVIALGQVMVLDGKAIIRGIFE, via the coding sequence ATGTTTACAATGATTAATGGCGGCGAGGTATATGCACCTCATCATCTTGGAAAAAAGGACATATTAATAGCTGCAGGAAAAATCGCAAAAATCTCAGATCACATCGAATGGCAATCATCCGATATTGACATCCATGTGATCGATGCAACAAACAAGATTGTTACACCTGGATTTATTGATGCTCACGTTCATATTACAGGGGGCGGCGGAGAAGGCGGATACAAAACAAGAACGCCAGAGATTTATTTGTCCGACGTAACTCTTGCTGGTGTCACGACCATTGTCGGAGTAATTGGTACTGATGGCACTGCCCGCACGATGACAAATTTAATCGCAAAAGCGAAAGCGCTTAAAGAAGAAGGAATCTCTTGCTATGTACACACTGGCTCTTATCAGGTGCCTGTAAAAACGCTGACAGGAAGCATCGAAACCGACATCATGATGATTGATGAGGTTATCGGAGTTGGAGAGATTGCTATTGCCGATCATCGATCCTCTCAGCCCCAGGCTCATGAACTCGCAAGGCTAGCCTCGCAAGCACGTGTTGCAGGCATGCTGTCTGGGAAAGCGGGTGTAGTCAACATCCACCTCGGTGATTCAAAAAGTATGCTTTCGTTAATTGAAGAAGTAATTGAAACGACGGATCTCCCAGTTTCTCAGTTTTATCCGACGCATATCAACCGCAATTCATATGTGTTTGAAGCGGGGATCGAGTACGCCAAAAATGGTGGCTATGTAGACTTTACAACAAGTACAACGAAACAGTTTATTGAAGAAGGCGAAGTGAAATGCAGCGCGGGGTTAAAGCGAATGATTGATGCGGGAGTGCCTAGTGAACTCATTACATTCACCTCTGATGCACAAGGAAGTTTGCCTGCTTTTAATGAACGGGGAGAATTTACCGGACTTCGTATCGGTAAAGTGAATTCGCTATATAAAGAAGTAAAAGATGCTGTCCTTCATGAGGGGATACCGCTTGAAACCGCCTTGCAGACGATTACAAGCAACCCTGCGCGAGTTCTAAAGCTTAAAGAAAAAGGAGTTCTTGCAGAGGGACTTCATGCTGATCTTGTTCTTCTGAAGAAGGATGACCTGAACATTGATTCTGTAATTGCACTCGGTCAAGTGATGGTTCTGGACGGAAAAGCGATAATAAGAGGAATATTTGAGTAA
- a CDS encoding TVP38/TMEM64 family protein, whose protein sequence is MDWKNWQHYFTEENILKLLEQYRDLGFLPGILLPMLESFIPILPLFLFVAGNAAAYGFWLGFIYSWIGVCLGSAIVFLLVRRFGQKRFLNFLNRHTNTTRMLNWVERHGFGMLFLIYCFPFTPSALVNVVGGLSRINIKTFLLALTLGKLVMIAIVSFIGYDFVDVLKSPLKLGLIVFGIFVLWLGGKVVESRLKQSEHQA, encoded by the coding sequence ATGGACTGGAAAAACTGGCAGCATTATTTTACTGAAGAAAATATACTAAAATTACTTGAGCAATACCGCGACCTTGGCTTTTTGCCCGGCATTTTACTGCCAATGCTTGAATCATTCATTCCCATTTTGCCATTATTCCTTTTTGTAGCGGGTAATGCGGCTGCGTATGGATTTTGGTTAGGTTTTATCTATTCGTGGATCGGCGTTTGTTTAGGTTCAGCTATTGTCTTTTTGTTAGTTCGGAGATTCGGGCAAAAACGATTCTTGAACTTCTTAAACAGGCATACTAACACAACCCGGATGCTGAACTGGGTGGAGCGCCACGGATTTGGAATGCTCTTCTTAATTTATTGTTTTCCTTTCACGCCTTCAGCATTAGTTAACGTCGTTGGCGGACTTTCCCGAATTAATATTAAAACTTTTTTATTAGCTTTAACGCTTGGTAAACTAGTAATGATCGCGATCGTATCATTCATTGGCTACGATTTTGTAGATGTTTTGAAGAGTCCATTAAAATTAGGATTAATCGTGTTCGGAATATTTGTTCTATGGCTAGGCGGCAAAGTAGTTGAATCCAGATTAAAACAATCGGAACATCAGGCTTAA
- a CDS encoding DoxX family protein, which translates to MLSLGLLIIRLVVGLALAAHGAQKLFGWFGGYGLKGTGGWLESIGIKPGYTMALIAGLAEFGGGLLFAAGLFTEIGAVLIAATMLVAILKVHLQNGFWVTANGYEFNLVLIAVVVGVALTGAGTYSLDYLWLK; encoded by the coding sequence ATGTTATCTTTAGGATTACTCATTATTCGTCTAGTAGTTGGTCTTGCTCTTGCAGCACATGGAGCGCAAAAGTTATTCGGCTGGTTTGGAGGCTATGGTTTAAAAGGAACAGGAGGCTGGCTGGAATCAATTGGAATAAAACCAGGCTACACGATGGCTCTAATAGCTGGTCTTGCGGAATTTGGCGGGGGATTGCTTTTTGCTGCAGGACTCTTTACAGAAATAGGGGCGGTCTTAATCGCAGCCACTATGCTTGTAGCCATCCTTAAAGTCCATTTACAAAACGGCTTTTGGGTGACAGCTAACGGATACGAATTCAATCTTGTACTCATTGCAGTAGTGGTTGGAGTTGCCTTAACAGGCGCCGGTACTTATTCGCTGGATTATTTATGGCTGAAATAG